TGCACAACCTGAAAGCACAACCAATGCAAAAGTGGTTAATAGAAATTTTTTCATGATGAGGCTCCAATTAAGGTATTTAAATAATGCCTTAATATGGATAACTCTCACCTGAATTTGAATAATTTATTCTTCTTGAAGTAAAGATAGAAAAATTAGCTGAGAAAAATATATTTAATGCCAATAATAATTGTTAAGTGCACCGGGTAAAAAAGATAAAAGAAAAGCTTAGGCATTCGAGAGATTGAGATATTACATTGACGAAGGCCTTTAGGGTGAAGAATAAATATCATTGTACCGACCACAACAGTAACAACACTGATTGTTTCAACAATAGTTTCCCCGAAATTATCAATAAAACTGTGATTGACGAAAAGTGCGAGCAATACACAGGTTAGCATCGTAATAAGACGAAATTGAGTATCTTTTGTTTGCAAGAATAGGTAACAACCAATGCAATATAAAAGCCCAGGTAAACCATAATCAGAGAGTGCGGAAAGAATAATAAAAAAGCCCAATCCAA
The sequence above is a segment of the Haemophilus parainfluenzae genome. Coding sequences within it:
- a CDS encoding TraX family protein; this translates as MPYLTSSQTECLKWLALITMIIDHIGVAFSNAYPALSWCRVIGRFSYVAFGFIIALNLSRDKVNFKSYFTWMIATAFLSEISFTLFEPNYDRLNVLFQFLSVIGVIWVYKNRQDLNSWVMFFGLGFFIILSALSDYGLPGLLYCIGCYLFLQTKDTQFRLITMLTCVLLALFVNHSFIDNFGETIVETISVVTVVVGTMIFILHPKGLRQCNISISRMPKLFFYLFYPVHLTIIIGIKYIFLS